The sequence TATGTGACCTGGGTAATGCTGTTCATGAAAAGGCGCGCCTTACTCGATTACCAGTACTTCGATCAGTCCTCTGGAAATCAAAGCGGTTTCTTATCGATCATAAATGGAATGCAGGAAATTAAACTGAACAATTCTGAAAAGAAACACCGCTGGCAATGGGAAGCTTCGAAGATCCGCCTCTTTAACCTGAGTGTGAAAAATTTGTCACTCGCTCAAATACAAAACATTGGCGGCGTTTTTATCAATGAAATAAAAAATATCATCATTACCTTTCTGTCAGCCAGAGCTGTTATAAACGGTGAGTTAAGTATTGGTGGAATGATGTCGGTACAATACATCCTTGGTCAATTGAATTCTCCAATAAACAACCTGATAGTTTTTATCCAGACCCTGCAAACCGCTCTCATAAGCGTAGAGCGTGTTTCAGAAATTCATGATAAGGAGGATGAGGACGATGTGACGCAAACAAAGCTAACCACTTTAAAAGCAGACAAGTCGATTATTTTTCAGAATGTGAGTTTCAGATATGGGGCCAGCAACATGCCTTTGGTTTTAAATAATCTGAATTTTATGATCCCGCAGGGCAAGGTCACAGCCATTGTGGGTGCAAGTGGCAGTGGTAAGACAACCCTGCTTAAAATATTACTTCGCTTCTATGCTGTGAATGAAGGAACTATTCTGGTGGGAAATAGTAACATCCATAATTATAACATTCAGTTCTGGCGAAGTAAATGTGGGATCGTGATGCAGGATGGGTTCTTGTTTCCGGATAGTATCGCGAAAAATATAGCTGAATCGGAAGTGGACAATGCTATTGACAAAGAAAGACTTTATCATGCCGCTCATATTGCCAACCTTACTGAATTCATAGAAAGTTTACCGATGGGCTATAATACAAAAATCGGATCAAACGGCGCCAATTTGAGTGGCGGACAAAAACAAAGAATTTTAATTGCCAGAGCCGTTTATAAAAATCCTGATTTCCTATTCTTTGATGAAGCAACCAGTGCCCTGGATGCGAACAATGAAAAAGTGATCATGCAAAACCTGGAAGAATTTTACAAAGGTAAAACCGTTATCATAGTGGCCCATCGTTTAAGTACTGTTAAGAATGCCGATAAGATCATTGTCCTCGAAAAGGGGGCTATTCGCGAAGAGGGCAGTCACATTAACCTTGTGGACAAACGTGAATTGTATTATACCTTAATTAAAAATCAATTGGAACTGGGAAACTGATGGAAGAGCTGAAGGGAAAAATAAATGATGTAAACGAAGAAAGCGAATTCGTGCGGGACGTGCTGGAAAAACAACCCTCCTGGATGTTGCGGTTTGGACTTATTTTATTTTCTTCCACCGTTCTTCTTGTTTTTGTTTTTCTCTATTTTATAAAGTACCCGGATGTATTAACCGCAGATATCACGCTTACCACTTTGAACCCACCTGTAATTATGGTTGCTAAAAACAATGGTAAACTTGTAGCGCTTCTTGTGAAAAACAAAGACCTGGTTAAGAAAGAGCAGACTATCGCCGTGATAGAGAACACAGCGAATTACCTGGACGTTCTGAAGCTTTCAAAAAGTTGTGAAACCCTGGCAAATCAACTGAAAACAAAAGATACACTGACATCTTATTTCATAAAGGAAGGTTTAAAAGTAGGGGAGTTAACGCCCACTTATTTGCTTGCTTTAAAATCTATAAAAGATCTGAGTCTTTACAACACTGTAAATTCATACAAGAGACAAATAGAATTATTGCAAAATGATTTGTTTAACTACAACGATCTTCTCGCCAAATATAAACGCCAGGAGGCAATCAATAAAGAACAACTAAAACTATCGCAGACCGATTATAACCGCGACAATTCTTTGTTTGAAGACAAAGCAATTTCTGCCCGGGAGTTGGAAAACAAAAAAAAGGAATATTTGACGGCTCAAAACAACAACGAACAAATACAGATCACCATCTCCAATTGTTTGATCCAGATGAATACTATTGAAAAAAATATTCTTCAGTTAAAAATTCAGGATTACCAGGATCAGTCGCGTTTTAAAAATGAACTTCTACAGAATTTAAAGAGCCTGCAATCGGAAATAAGTAGCTGGAGACAACTCTATTTGATAGAAAGTCCGGTAGAAGGCCACATCTCTTTTTTTAATGTGTGGACTATTAACCAGAATCTCAAAACCGGTGACGAGCTTCTCGCCATTGTTCCCTACCAAAGCGAGCACTTTATCGGTAAATGTTCTTTGCCTGTTTTAAATTCGGGGAAGCTCCAGGTAGGTCAGCATGTAAATATCAAATTAAATAACTACCCCTCTGAAGAAAGCGGCATGCTTCGGGGCACGGTTGAGAATATTTCAGAAATGCCTAACAAAGATAATTTCGCCATCGATGTAAAGTTGAATGAAGGCCTGGTGACGTCTTATAAAAAGAAATTGGTTTATAAGCAGGAAATGAAAGGCAAAGCGGATATTATTACTGAAAATGTTTCTGTTCTGGAACGAATTCTCTTCACTTTTAAAAGACTCCTCGATAAAAATACCTGAGTTTACCGCCAGGCTGATCAATGCTTCGTTTAATTATTTAAATTTACCGGAGTGTTTAAAAAGTCTTTGCATTTATGAAAGTCCTCCTGGCAGATTCCAATCATCCTGTGCTTTATGAAACCCTCAGCGCCGCGGGCATTCAATGCGATCACTATTGGACTAAGTCAACAGAAGAACTCCTTCAAATTCTACCGGAATATGAAGGACTTGTGATAAGGAGTAAGTTCAGGCTCACCAAAGAAGTTCTGGAAAAAGCCACGCACCTTAAGTGTATCGGCAGAGTGGGAGCAGGTATGGAAAACATTGACGTTGCTTTCGCTACTTCAAAACATATTGTTTGTCTTTGTGTGCCGGAAGGTAATCGTGATGCAGTGGGGGAGCAGGCGATCGGAATGTTGCTCATGCTTTTAAATAATTTAAAAAAGGCAGACGCAGAAGTTCGCCAGGGCATTTGGATCAGAGCCGAAAACAGAGGTTTTGAAATAAAAGATAAAACCGTTGGCATTATTGGTTATGGCAATATGGGTTCCGCCTTAGCAAAAAAATTATCAGGTTTTGAATGTAAAATTCTTGCTTACGATAAATACAAAACACATTTTGGCAATGACTATGTAACCGAATCATCGCTTGAAGATCTCTTTGAACAGGCTGATATCCTGAGTATTCATCTACCGCTCACCGACGAGACTCAGTATATGATCAATAGCAGTTTCCTTAAAAGCTTTAAAAAAGAAATATATGTCATAAACACAGCCCGCGGCAAATGTGTAAAAACCGATGATCTCGTAGGGGCTTTAAAATCGGGAAAAGTAAAAGGCGCCTGTCTTGATGTATTAGAATATGAAAAAGTGTCTTTCGAAGGGATAGCTACAGATCAAATGCCTGCTCCCATGAAATTTCTGATAGATTCGGAAAAAGTAATTTTAAGCCCACACATCGCTGGCTGGACGCACGAAAGCAATTATAAAATGAGTAAACTTATTGCGGAAAAAATGATCGCTGTATTGCACCAGAATACTTGATCTCACTGCGCCTTAGTGATCTTAGTGTCTTAGTGCTAGATCTGTATTAGGATAAACTAAAAATTCAAGGTGTAAACCGGACTAGCTACACTATTAGAACGATGCCCTTTAAGATCTATCACAAATCCCGTGAACTTAATAATCTTTTGCGCATCATTTATGCGAAACTCTCTTAGCGGAATAAAAATCTCCCCTTTAATAGACTTTCCTTTGTAGTAACCATTATCCGGCTGTACAATAGTATTGGTGATTCTGAAAGTATCCTGGGTAATAGGGTCTTTATCTACATCAAACTTACCTGTTGCTGTGTTGTAAAAGAAAGGAATAAAAATAACATTCGGTCCCTGGGTGTTATTGTCCATAAAAATATCGCCATCACCATCCTCATATCCCAGGGAGAGCACAGCTGTATCCCTACCTGTAAATTCAGATTTTTGGGCATGCAAAAGATCTTTGTATTCAATTACAGGCACAGGATCTTGGATCAGGCGCAAAATCTGTGGAGTAAAATTTAGGCAAATAGTTTAGAGAGTCTAAATAGGAAGAAATTTACATCTGTAACTCCTCGGTATTGCGCTCTAAAAGCTTTGATTTTCGCATTAAATGATTCGGCTGAGGCATTAGTACTTCTGTTATTAAAGTAGTTTAGTATTCTTTTGTAATTGTTTTCAATGGTTCTGGATAGGGTATTGAAGGTCTTGAACCCAGATTGGGCAACCTCTTCATGCCATTTGGCTAATCTTGTAAACGCATATATTTTCTCTTTTGTATTGCTGTAGATCCAGGATAATTTTTGAGCCAGACCATACGCTTTTTTAATATCAGGATAACGATCAAAAAGTATGTTAGCTCTTTGGGATTGTTCTAAAGTCCAGTTGTGTTCGGCTTTGTAGAGTAAATAGCGGCTTCTTGCGAGTAGTTGTTTGAGAGTCTCACCATTACTTAAAATTTCAGGGACATAAGCTCTTTTGTTTTTCCGGGATTCGTCAATGCCATTATTTTCAGCCTCTATAGCTTCCCAACGATGTCTTATTCTTATTTCCTGGAGTGCTTCGGTAGCTAACTGTTGAACATGGAAGCGATCAATAACCATACTTGCATGAGGAAAACATTTTTTTACGATTAACCCCATGCTACCCGCAAGATCCAGTGTGACTTCACGAACTCTCTTTCTAAGATGTAAGGGGATACTTTGTAGCAATGAGATTATGCTCTCCGAGTGAGTCCCCTTTAAAATCGCAACTATGGTACCCTTCTTCCCTTTTGCCGCTTTGTTGGAGAGGATTGTGTAAAGCTCTGAGTGTGATAAACAGGTCTCATCAATGGATAAATAAGGACCAATGTTTTCAGGAAATATAATTCCTTGTTCGGCTTTATTCTTGTATTTCCAATCGTTATAATCACTTAATTTCTTACGATAGTAACGCTGAAGCTTTTTGCCATTAATGCCGTAAAATGAGCCTATAGTTTTAATGCTATGCGCATGCGTATCAACTAATTTCTTTTAAAAAAGCCGCAAAATCGTTTGTGATTCGCGTCCCTTTTGTAATGATATCCCAATTACGAAAAACTACACTTCCGGTCTCCTCATTAAGCCAGCGACGACGCTTGACATGCAGAAAAACATTGTGCCCCCGAATCGGAAAATCTTGTATAGTTACCTGATCAAAAAAACCTTTTGAAGTTAATCGGACAGTCGCGTACTCAGCAGGAATAGTGCTTATCTCTTGTAAATACAAATCAATGCGCTCGCTTTCTGAGTCTTTTTTATAACCTGTGAGTTCAAAATAATCGCAAATCCCCTCAGGTAATACTATTTTTAAAAAGTCATTGTAGGATGGGTCCATAGTTAGTTTTAGTCCCCGTAAAATTCAGATTATTTTTTCTTCCCCACAACTTTTGCGCCTGATCCAGGATCTTTCGTTTTAGGTTTTACGCAGGAATAAGCAATCAGGCCACTCAAAAATATAATGAGAATATAACGCATCTTTTAAGAATCAATATCTAAATTTACAAAATTAAATAGTTTAAGGACTTTACCGGTTGTTAAAAAACGAAAATAATATCTTTGAAATTAGCTCTGCAGAAGACTTCTTAAAGCAAGCCCTTGAAATTTTTCAGTTTCAATACCGGGAAAATTTGATCTATAAAAAATGGGTTGATCTTTTAAAAGTAAAACCCTCTCAGGTAACAACTCTTGCCGGAATTCCTTTTTTGCCAATAGAATTTTTCAAAAAATTTGAGGTGGTTTCGTCTCCGGTAAATTCTGAAACCGTTCAGTTTACAAGTAGCTCTACCACTTCACAAACGCCTTCTACACATTTCGTAAATCAAATAAATCTTTACGAAAAAAGTTTTTTAAAAAGCTTTGAGCTCTTCTACGGCAGTCCGAAAGACTATTGCATTCTGGCACTATTGCCAAATTACCTGCAGCGTAGCGGGTCTTCGCTGGTTTACATGTGCAAAGACTTAATAGAAAGGTCAGAACACCCGTTCAGTGGGTTTTTTCTGGACAATGTGGACGAGTTGATTGAGAAGATAACTACATTAAAAACTGAAAATCAAAAAATTTTGCTCATTGGGGTCTCTTATGCTTTGATGGATCTTTGTGATAAAAATGTAGCACTCAATTCTAATTTCATTGTAATGGAAACAGGTGGTATGAAAGGCACAAGAAAAGAGTTATTAAAGCCGGAACTACACACTTATTTAAAAAATGGCTTTAGAATAGATACTATTCACAGCGAGTATGGAATGACGGAATTATTAAGTCAGGCCTACAGTAAAAAAGAGGGGTTATTTGAAGCTCCGCCCTGGATGGGCTTTATGACGAGAGAAGTAGACGATCCTTTAAAAATAAGAACCGATCACAAAACAGGGGGCATTAATGTGATTGATCTCGCAAATAGGTATTCCTGTTCTTTTATTGCGACAAAAGATCTCGGGAGAATTAATGCCGATGGAAGCCTTGAATTAATGGGGCGTTACGATCATAGTGATGTGAGGGGATGTAACCTCATGATGGGAGATTTTTGATAATGAACCACTACGACAATAAGGTCACTGAGTTGTACTGAGAAAATTACCGAGTTGTAATGAATTTTAATTATGAGATCAGAACACAAAAAGACTTAGTGCTCCTTGGGTTCTAAGTGCCTTAGTGGTAAAACAGCACTAACCTTGGCGGCCAGCGAGTAAGAACATCACCGCCATACGCACCCACAACCTGCAAGTAAAAACATCACGACCATCCGCACGGCTACAGATTCTTAACCGATATTACAATAAGGTCACTGAGTTGTACTGAGAAAATTACCGAGTTGTAATGAATTTTAATTATGAGATCAGAACACAAAAAGACTTAGTGCTCCTTGTGTTCTAAGTGCCTTAGTGGTAAAAAAGCACTAGCCTTGACGGCCAGCGAGTAAGAACATCACCGCCATACGCACTGCCACACCATTTTCCACCTGTTCAAGAATAATAGATTGTTTGCTGTCTGCTACATCGCTGGTAATTTCAACACCGCGGTTAATCGGTCCAGGATGCATCACGATTATTTTCTTAGATAGGCTGTCGAGTAATTCCTTATCAAGACCATACAGCATGGTATACTCCCTTAAAGAAGGAAAATATTTTATGTCCTGGCGCTCTAATTGAATGCGCAGCATATTTGCCACATCGCACCAGTCAAGAGCTTTTTTTAAATTTGGTTCTACCTCTACACCTAAAGAAGTAATGTATCTTGGAATAAGAGTAGGTGGCCCGCAAACTTTTACAATGGCTCCTAATTTTTGAAGACAGAAAATATTTGAAAGTGCCACACGTGAGTGTAAAATATCTCCAACAATCACAATTTTTTTACCTTTCAGGTCTCCTAATTTTTCCTGCATAGAGAATGCATCCAGCAAGGCTTGTGTAGGATGTTCGTGCGCGCCGTCTCCTGCATTTACAATTTTCGCGTCAATTTTTTTTGACAGGAACATTGCTGCGCCAGGACTCGCGTGACGCATCACGATCATGTCCACTTTCATGGCCAGGATATTGTTTACCGTATCTACAAGCGTTTCTCCTTTTTTTACAGAAGAGTTGGAGGCTGAAAAATTTATAACATCGGCACTTAAACGCTTTTGAGCCAATTCAAATGACAAACGGGTACGTGTAGAATTTTCGAAAAATAAATTCGCAACTGTTAGATCGCGAAGAGAGGGAACTTTTTTAATGGGACGATTAAGTACTTCCTTAAAATTTTGAGCAGTACTTAAGATTAATTCAATATCGTTTTTTGTAATTTGTTTTATTCCGAGGAGATGATTGACGCTTAAATGGCTCATTTTCTTTTTTGAATCCTTCCCGACGACGATCAGGTTAGGGTGAATTTTCAAAAGTTAAAAGTAACTTTTATATTTTACATTCTAAATTATTTTTTCAGGTAGCGGTCTTTAATCACATTCATATGATGTATCGCGTGTCCGCAGGTTAGGAAGCCAATTGCCAGTACCGTAGTCTTTCCTATGGCAGTATTCCCGGCATTTAACAAAGTACCTGGTGAAAAACCTTTAAATAAGGATAGGGTAGCTTTTCTAACTGTTTCAAATTCCTGTAGAATGTCCTCAAGCGTTCTTTCGCTCAGTTCTGCATTAGCGGCATAGTCATTCTCTTCAAAAGATAAAGGTTGCTGAGCATCTCTGCGGGCAAAACGCAATGCCCGGTAAGCGAAAATACGTTCTGTGTCTACCAGGTGCATAATTACTTGCTTAATGGTCCATTTGCCGGGTGCATAAGCGTAATCTTCCATCTCTTTGGGGATAGAGGAAATGAAATTCTGAAGATCTTCCCAGTTACGCGTTAAAGCAAGGTTCACATCTTCCTGGTTCACCAGTGGAATATACTGGCCATAGTATTCCGGATAGGTTCCTTTTTCTGGTCTCATTTTTTAGTAGTGAGTAATTAGTAGTAATAATAAGTACTTAGTATTCTGGTTAAAAATACCTAAGAAAATGTTCTGCTTTTGTGTATAACACCGAAGCGAACTTTGTTCTGCTTTGGTGTTATTTGTCTACCAGCGTTACCTTATCTGCGCCATCTGTTTCTTTCCACTCTACGCGCACATTTTGTGTGGAAATGGAATCGATAGTGATACCAATGTATTTTGCCTGGATGGGAACATTCCTGGAAAGCCTTCTGTCTACCAATACCAGTAACTCTACATCCTTCGGACGGCCGAATGCCAGCATAGCATCCAGTCCGGCACGTATGGTTCTGCCTGTAAAAAGAACATCATCTATCAATACCACATTTTTATCTTCAATAATAAAATCAATATTGGTGCGGTTGGGAATGAGTTCTTTTTTCCGGAAATCGTCGCGGTAAAAAGTCGTGTCTAATTCTCCACAATGAATGTGTTTTGATTTTAAAATGCTTTGCAACTCCTTCTGAATGCGGCGTGCGAGATAAATACCGCGCGGCTGCAATCCAATAATTACCGTTTTACTAAAATCGTTGTGTACCTCAATTAATTGGTGGCACAGGCGTTTAAGGGTAACATCGAATTGGGTTTTTTCTAATAGGATTTTTGGACGCACGGTAAAAACTTTTCAGATTATAAGGTTTAAAGATAAATATTTTCTGCAATCTAAAGAGCTTTGCTGAACTTTGCTTTTTAACCTGTGGAAGTTTTATTCTTTGTTCTTGCTGTCAAGAATAATCGTCACCGGACCTTCATTTACGAGGCCTATTCTCATATCAGCGCCAAATACGCCCGATTTACAAGGCTTTCCTAGTGCAAGTCCTAGTTCAGAAAGAAAGCTTTCGTAAAGAGGAATGGCTTGATCAGGTCGCGCCGCTTTAATGAACGAGGGACGGTTTCCTTTTTTTGTGGAAGCATGTAAAGTAAACTGGCTCACCACTAAAATCTCGCCACCCACTTGTTTTACATCGAGATTCATTTTTCCGTCCGCATCTGAAAAAATTCGCATGTTCACGGCCTTTGCAACCAGGTAAAGCAAATCTTCTTCCGTATCGGCTTCTTCAATTCCAGCTAAAATTAAAAGACCTTTTTGTATAGAAGCGTGAATCTGACCCTCAATAGTAACACTGGCCTCTGCAACTCTTTGAATTAGCAATCGCATGATTTATAATGAACCAAAATTAATCAGCCGCTAAGCTTTCTGTTTGAATTTATTAATAGCGTTTATAGTGAATTCACTTAAAACCAATTTACCACTCATGCCTGCGCGTTCAACCAGTAAAGTATCCCAATTCTCGGTGCCTTCCCACATGATTTTTTTTAGCATAGCCATAGCTTCGGGATTGCTCGCGGCGAGTTTGTTGGCTAATGCATCAATGCCTTTGTCCATCTCCTCAATGGTAGTAAATAACTCCGCGTATAAATTTTTTTCTTTGGCCCATTGCGCTGTTTGAAATTCGGTAGCGTTAATGGTTAACTGACAGAAGGCTGCTGTTCCCACTTTACGTTCAACGGCTGGTCCAACTACAAATGGCCCGATACCAACTGCCAACTCACTTAATTTTACAGCAGCTGCATCGGTTGCAAAAGTATAATCAGCGCTGGACGCAATACCCACGCCACCACCCACAGCCTTGCCCTGTATGCGCGCTATAACAAACTTAGGAGCTTTACGCATAGCATTAATAACCATGGCAAAACCAGAAAAGAAGTGTGTTCCTGTTTCTAAATCTTTAATCGAGATTAATTCATCAAAACTGGCGCCTGCGCAAAAGGTTTTATCGCCTTCGCTTTTTAACACGATAACTTTGGCAGCATCATCTTTTCCTACTTTTTCAATTTCTGCAGCGAGGTTACGTAATTGCGTCCCCGGCATTGAATTGCTTTGAGGATGAAAAAAAGTGATTGTTCCTATCCCGTTTTTTATTTCTGATTTTACGAAGGCTTCCATTTTATTTCGAGTTTCAAGTTTAAATGTTTCGGGTTCTGTGTTTACACAGAACCCGAAATAAAAATAGCTACTATAGAATTGTTATACGATCATCGTCACCGGATTCTCGATAAAGATTTTAAGTGTCTGTAAGAATTGTGCGCCGGTTGCGCCATCTACCGTGCGGTGATCGCAGGCAAGACTCAACATCATGGTGTTGCCAGGAACTACCATGTTGTTTTTCACAACCGGTACTTGTCTTATTGCTCCTACCGATAGTATACAAGAGGCCGGAGCATTGATGATGGAAGTAAAGGATTCAATACCAAACATACCCAGGTTGGAAACTGTAAAAGTATTTCCTTCCCACTCTGCAGGTTGTAGTTTTTTATCTTTTGCGCGTTTACCAAAATCTTTAGCTTCCGCTGAAATTTGCGATAAAGATTTTTGATCGGCAAAACGAATTACCGGAACCAATAAACCGTCTTCTACAGCTACTGCCATACCGATATGGATATGAGAGTTGAAACGTACTTTATCTCCCATCCAACTTGTATTAACTTGTGGATGTTTGCGTAAAGCCGCTGCGCAAGCCTTTATAACTAAGTCATTAAATGAAACTTTAGTGTCAGGAATGGCGTTTATTACATTACGGGCAGCCATGGCGTTATCCATGTCTACTTCGATATTGAGATAAAACACCGGAGTGTTTTGAGTGCTTTCTAATAAACGACGGGCAATGGTTTTACGCATTTGCGAAGCGGGTTCATCTCTGAATTCTTCTTTTCCTAACGGTGCAGAGCTTGTTGCTGTTTTGGCTCCTGAAGCAGAGGCCGCTGCAGGTTTGTAATTTTCAATGTCTGCTTTTGTAATACGGCCGTTTTCAGCAGTACCTTTTACTTTACCGAGGTCAATTCCTTTTTCTTTAGCTAATGCTTTTGCCAAAGGCGACGCCTTTATTCTGCCGTCGGCGCTGGTATGTGTTTCTTCGTCTTTCCCGACTGCGCCCGAAGCGGCATCTGTTTTTTTAGCATCTGAGTCTTTTTCTTCAGACGCTTCTTTCTTTTCAGGAGTTTCCTTTTTCTCTGCGCTTTCTGAAGATGCTTTAGATGAGCCTCCACCAGATTGAACGGATGCTAAAATTGCCTTTACATCTTCATCGCCTTTTCCTAATATCCCAATAATGCTATCTACCGGGGTCGCTTTGCCTTCTTCAATACCCTGGTAAATCAAAACACCATCCTGGAACGATTCAAATTCCATGGTAGCTTTATCAGTTTCAATATCTGCTAATAATTCTCCGCTTTTTACTTTATCGCCAACTTTTTTATGCCATTTCGCAAGAACACCTTCCGTCATAGTATCGCTGAGTTTCGGCATACGCACCACTTCTACCCCTGCAGGTAAAGCTTTTGGGGCACTGCTTTCAGACTTTTTCTCGTCCTTCTCTGCTACGCTCGAAGTGACAGACTCTTTAGATGTAGATTCTTTTTTAACCTCTTGTTTGTTGTCCGACTGCTTACTTTCTCCAGAGCCTCCGTCAAGGAGTCCGCTAATATCTTCCCCTTCTTTTCCTAAAATAGCAATGATAGAATCTACGGGAACAGCTTGTTTTTCCTGTACGCCAATGTGCAACAAAACACCATCCTGGAAAGATTCAAATTCCATAGTTGCTTTATCGGTTTCAATATCGGCAAGCAATTCTCCGCTTTTTACTTTATCCCCAACTTTTTTATGCCACTTAGCAATAACACCATCGGTCATGGTATCACTTAATTTGGGCATTTTTACTACTTCGGCCATACTTTTATTTAATTAGAAATGGAAAATTAAAACTTAATTCGTTGTTGATTTATATGCGTCTGAAAATTATTCTATAATGTATGGGTAGTTTGGTTCGGCATA is a genomic window of Sphingobacteriaceae bacterium containing:
- a CDS encoding ABC transporter ATP-binding protein yields the protein MAKKIQFYKQLDQMDCGPTCLRMVAKFHGMTVSVDDLRDRAYITREGVSFSGLAEAAEGIGFSAMAFNIGFESLKNDVPLPCIAYWRQRHFVVVHAIDKKYVHVADPAFGMIRYSHEDFKKSWLPYRGTRQEDEGLIMAIEPGSDFSPDIFAEKVTTKNKFAFLFKYFKPHNKYIVQLFLSLIIGTLLQLVFPFLAQVVVDKGVNLRDLNFIYLILIAQLTLFISGTLVDIIRAWILLNITSRINIQLVSDFIKKLMRLPVSFFESKNMGDLLNRMQDHQRIANLLSTSSLSVIFGIVNIILFGMVLAFFNMTVFFVFLAGSCLYVTWVMLFMKRRALLDYQYFDQSSGNQSGFLSIINGMQEIKLNNSEKKHRWQWEASKIRLFNLSVKNLSLAQIQNIGGVFINEIKNIIITFLSARAVINGELSIGGMMSVQYILGQLNSPINNLIVFIQTLQTALISVERVSEIHDKEDEDDVTQTKLTTLKADKSIIFQNVSFRYGASNMPLVLNNLNFMIPQGKVTAIVGASGSGKTTLLKILLRFYAVNEGTILVGNSNIHNYNIQFWRSKCGIVMQDGFLFPDSIAKNIAESEVDNAIDKERLYHAAHIANLTEFIESLPMGYNTKIGSNGANLSGGQKQRILIARAVYKNPDFLFFDEATSALDANNEKVIMQNLEEFYKGKTVIIVAHRLSTVKNADKIIVLEKGAIREEGSHINLVDKRELYYTLIKNQLELGN
- a CDS encoding hydroxyacid dehydrogenase — encoded protein: MKVLLADSNHPVLYETLSAAGIQCDHYWTKSTEELLQILPEYEGLVIRSKFRLTKEVLEKATHLKCIGRVGAGMENIDVAFATSKHIVCLCVPEGNRDAVGEQAIGMLLMLLNNLKKADAEVRQGIWIRAENRGFEIKDKTVGIIGYGNMGSALAKKLSGFECKILAYDKYKTHFGNDYVTESSLEDLFEQADILSIHLPLTDETQYMINSSFLKSFKKEIYVINTARGKCVKTDDLVGALKSGKVKGACLDVLEYEKVSFEGIATDQMPAPMKFLIDSEKVILSPHIAGWTHESNYKMSKLIAEKMIAVLHQNT
- a CDS encoding DDE transposase, yielding MGSFYGINGKKLQRYYRKKLSDYNDWKYKNKAEQGIIFPENIGPYLSIDETCLSHSELYTILSNKAAKGKKGTIVAILKGTHSESIISLLQSIPLHLRKRVREVTLDLAGSMGLIVKKCFPHASMVIDRFHVQQLATEALQEIRIRHRWEAIEAENNGIDESRKNKRAYVPEILSNGETLKQLLARSRYLLYKAEHNWTLEQSQRANILFDRYPDIKKAYGLAQKLSWIYSNTKEKIYAFTRLAKWHEEVAQSGFKTFNTLSRTIENNYKRILNYFNNRSTNASAESFNAKIKAFRAQYRGVTDVNFFLFRLSKLFA
- a CDS encoding transposase, with protein sequence MDPSYNDFLKIVLPEGICDYFELTGYKKDSESERIDLYLQEISTIPAEYATVRLTSKGFFDQVTIQDFPIRGHNVFLHVKRRRWLNEETGSVVFRNWDIITKGTRITNDFAAFLKEIS
- a CDS encoding acyl transferase produces the protein MLKNENNIFEISSAEDFLKQALEIFQFQYRENLIYKKWVDLLKVKPSQVTTLAGIPFLPIEFFKKFEVVSSPVNSETVQFTSSSTTSQTPSTHFVNQINLYEKSFLKSFELFYGSPKDYCILALLPNYLQRSGSSLVYMCKDLIERSEHPFSGFFLDNVDELIEKITTLKTENQKILLIGVSYALMDLCDKNVALNSNFIVMETGGMKGTRKELLKPELHTYLKNGFRIDTIHSEYGMTELLSQAYSKKEGLFEAPPWMGFMTREVDDPLKIRTDHKTGGINVIDLANRYSCSFIATKDLGRINADGSLELMGRYDHSDVRGCNLMMGDF
- a CDS encoding aspartate carbamoyltransferase codes for the protein MSHLSVNHLLGIKQITKNDIELILSTAQNFKEVLNRPIKKVPSLRDLTVANLFFENSTRTRLSFELAQKRLSADVINFSASNSSVKKGETLVDTVNNILAMKVDMIVMRHASPGAAMFLSKKIDAKIVNAGDGAHEHPTQALLDAFSMQEKLGDLKGKKIVIVGDILHSRVALSNIFCLQKLGAIVKVCGPPTLIPRYITSLGVEVEPNLKKALDWCDVANMLRIQLERQDIKYFPSLREYTMLYGLDKELLDSLSKKIIVMHPGPINRGVEITSDVADSKQSIILEQVENGVAVRMAVMFLLAGRQG
- a CDS encoding damage-inducible protein DinB, which codes for MRPEKGTYPEYYGQYIPLVNQEDVNLALTRNWEDLQNFISSIPKEMEDYAYAPGKWTIKQVIMHLVDTERIFAYRALRFARRDAQQPLSFEENDYAANAELSERTLEDILQEFETVRKATLSLFKGFSPGTLLNAGNTAIGKTTVLAIGFLTCGHAIHHMNVIKDRYLKK
- a CDS encoding bifunctional pyr operon transcriptional regulator/uracil phosphoribosyltransferase, which gives rise to MRPKILLEKTQFDVTLKRLCHQLIEVHNDFSKTVIIGLQPRGIYLARRIQKELQSILKSKHIHCGELDTTFYRDDFRKKELIPNRTNIDFIIEDKNVVLIDDVLFTGRTIRAGLDAMLAFGRPKDVELLVLVDRRLSRNVPIQAKYIGITIDSISTQNVRVEWKETDGADKVTLVDK
- a CDS encoding D-tyrosyl-tRNA(Tyr) deacylase, which produces MRLLIQRVAEASVTIEGQIHASIQKGLLILAGIEEADTEEDLLYLVAKAVNMRIFSDADGKMNLDVKQVGGEILVVSQFTLHASTKKGNRPSFIKAARPDQAIPLYESFLSELGLALGKPCKSGVFGADMRIGLVNEGPVTIILDSKNKE
- a CDS encoding enoyl-CoA hydratase, yielding MEAFVKSEIKNGIGTITFFHPQSNSMPGTQLRNLAAEIEKVGKDDAAKVIVLKSEGDKTFCAGASFDELISIKDLETGTHFFSGFAMVINAMRKAPKFVIARIQGKAVGGGVGIASSADYTFATDAAAVKLSELAVGIGPFVVGPAVERKVGTAAFCQLTINATEFQTAQWAKEKNLYAELFTTIEEMDKGIDALANKLAASNPEAMAMLKKIMWEGTENWDTLLVERAGMSGKLVLSEFTINAINKFKQKA